Proteins from a genomic interval of Geodermatophilus obscurus DSM 43160:
- a CDS encoding DUF3618 domain-containing protein, protein MPRDPRQIQLEIDAARESLAATLDQLVYRSSPQRLRAQGQAAVQQFLQTPVGMAAVGAVGLLMTLVLVQKVRHRND, encoded by the coding sequence GTGCCTCGCGACCCTCGACAGATCCAGCTGGAGATCGACGCCGCCCGTGAGTCCCTCGCGGCGACCCTGGACCAGCTGGTCTACCGGAGCAGCCCGCAGCGACTGAGGGCGCAGGGCCAGGCCGCCGTCCAGCAGTTCCTGCAGACCCCGGTGGGCATGGCGGCGGTCGGCGCGGTCGGCCTGCTCATGACCCTCGTCCTGGTCCAGAAGGT